In one Fusarium keratoplasticum isolate Fu6.1 chromosome 5, whole genome shotgun sequence genomic region, the following are encoded:
- a CDS encoding EthD domain-containing protein: MAFTVILFAYRKPGMTPAAFRAHYENIHVPLMKELGGSLFPVSHTRRYISQLQVDSEDEAQRYLPEVMSGSPSDLSYNAITEMSFDSKEAFLKFSELLAKPHIAPKVAEDCAAFLDVSRVPLVVVVGERCETRCDSCVSGG; the protein is encoded by the coding sequence ATGGCCTTTACAGTTATTCTCTTCGCATATCGGAAGCCAGGGATGACGCCTGCAGCTTTCCGTGCTCACTACGAAAACATTCACGTGCCGCTCATGAAAGAGCTTGGCGGCAGCCTCTTCCCCGTGAGCCATACGCGACGATACATCTCTCAGCTCCAAGTTGAttctgaggatgaggctcaGCGGTACCTACCTGAAGTGATGAGCGGTTCACCATCCGACCTCAGCTACAATGCAATTACGGAAATGTCCTTTGACAGCAAGGAGGCTTTCCTAAAGTTTTCCGAACTGCTAGCTAAACCTCACATCGCGCCCAAGGTTGCGGAAGATTGTGCTGCGTTTCTGGATGTTTCGCGAGTGCCATTGGTCGTGGTTGTCGGGGAGAGGTGCGAGACTCGCTGTGACTCCTGTGTTTCTGGAGGATAG
- a CDS encoding Beta-lactamase domain-containing protein, producing the protein MEKTSHQALIQQALERSLELGEIGISVAAYHRGELIADATAGVMDTDTKRPVDAKTLFPVFSVTKGITALAVHIQAERGLLTTDAPVSRYWPEFAAHGKESITVEDVLSHRAGIPQMPATTPPQMADWDWMIARIAEQEPIFQPGKHNAYHVLVWGWIVGEIVRRADPKHRPFKVFVEEEICRPLGISDFHLGVADDDLDRVATLYGGDSFGMDDKYGVNPAGVFPSGKVHNQRAVQQAVDPGAGAITTAKSVARIFALVAEGGALDGVRLMTPERAAGLVRPRKGASDPDKVLPIPVWFGAGGFWLGGEAGASDPLVGDHRDIVYSPGAGGSIAWADLRDGIAVAICHNNMDTPSVREPERTFEPIVRAIRQIVAERVANGIGGDR; encoded by the coding sequence ATGGAGAAGACTAGTCACCAAGCCCTCATCCAGCAAGCGCTGGAACGCTCCCTGGAGCTCGGCGAGATTGGCATCTCAGTCGCTGCTTACCACCGCGGTGAGCTGATTGCGGATGCTACTGCCGGCGTCATGGACACGGACACTAAGCGGCCAGTTGATGCCAAAACTCTTTTCCCAGTCTTCTCTGTCACCAAGGGCATTACAGCCCTGGCTGTTCACATTCAGGCCGAGCGGGGCCTCCTGACCACCGATGCACCCGTCAGTCGCTACTGGCCAGAGTTCGCCGCCCATGGAAAGGAATCCATCACGGTGGAGGACGTCCTCTCTCATCGCGCGGGAATCCCCCAGATGCCAGCGACAACCCCTCCACAGATGGCGGACTGGGACTGGATGATTGCACGCATCGCTGAGCAAGAGCCTATCTTCCAGCCTGGGAAGCACAATGCTTACCACGTGCTTGTCTGGGGGTGGATCGTGGGAGAGATTGTGCGGCGAGCAGACCCGAAGCATAGGCCATTCAAAGTGtttgtggaggaggagataTGCAGACCCTTGGGAATCTCGGATTTTCATCTCGGGGTAGCAGACGATGATCTCGACCGGGTTGCCACGCTGTACGGAGGGGACAGCTTTGGAATGGACGATAAATACGGTGTTAACCCCGCTGGTGTCTTTCCCTCGGGCAAGGTGCACAACCAACGTGCAGTTCAGCAGGCGGTAGATCCAGGTGCAGGTGCCATCACGACCGCCAAGAGCGTCGCACGCATCTTTGCTCTCGTTGCCGAGGGTGGCGCCCTGGATGGCGTCCGTCTGATGACGCCTGAGCGAGCAGCTGGCCTGGTGCGTCCCCGAAAGGGTGCGTCTGATCCAGACAAGGTACTTCCAATCCCAGTCTGGTTCGGGGCAGGGGGGTTCtggcttggtggtgaggccGGGGCCTCGGACCCCCTGGTGGGTGACCACCGGGATATTGTGTACAGCCCTGGAGCAGGGGGCTCGATTGCCTGGGCGGACCTTCGAGATGGGATTGCAGTGGCAATTTGTCACAACAATATGGATACGCCTTCTGTCAGGGAGCCTGAGAGGACTTTCGAGCCTATTGTGAGGGCGATTAGGCAGATTGTTGCCGAGAGAGTTGCCAACGGCATTGGTGGTGATCGTTGA
- a CDS encoding Abhydrolase-3 domain-containing protein, whose protein sequence is MHQDSISSPKISNGPGYSTPYACYLHATAWILRRAVAYMTGTGELFDKFTTVTTPGLGEGRVNISVCIPRLAGTTQSVRPLVLVAEGGGFILGQPSDGEHIDRSLCDKVGAVIISVDYAKAPRYPYPHALLQLYEVLKWALSPAAKETLDVTIDPSRVAIMGNSAGGNLTASLSLLLSFTSGPCAEFRSALPSNFHQVLQVLLYPSVDLNRSYDERLDDCDQETQASSLPSWAATTMEASYLPPYVDKSQVFVSPLMAEVSLLRTLQPPSAIVMVAGKDCLKLEAEKYVENLKMAGVSVTKYEYPAAIHGFSHYKENNKGFRKEDVEHCWEQIVRALQVSFCTDEASA, encoded by the exons ATGCATCAGGACTCTATCAGCTCGCCCAAGATTTCCAATGGCCCAGGCTATAGCACGCCATACGCATGCTACCTCCATGCCACGGCCTGGATTTTACGGAGAGCTGTCGCATACATGACTGGCACCGGCGAACTCTTCGACAAGTTCACAACAGTCACGACTCCCGGCCTAGGTGAGGGCAGGGTCAACATCTCGGTCTGCATTCCTCGCCTTGCGGGCACCACTCAAAGCGTGCGCCCCCTCGTCTTGGTCGCTGAGGGAGGTGGCTTCATTTTGGGCCAACCTTCTGATGGAGAACACATCGACCGGTCACTCTGCGACAAG GTGGGAGCAGTCATCATATCGGTTGACTACGCCAAGGCACCGCGATACCCTTATCCGCACGCACTGCTCCAGCTCTATGAAGTTCTCAAATGGGCTCTGAGCCCGGCCGCCAAGGAAACACTTGATGTCACCATAGACCCATCACGAGTCGCAATCATGGGAAACTCTGCCGGCGGTAACCTAACAGCCAGTCTGTCGCTGCTTCTATCGTTTACTTCCGGCCCATGCGCTGAGTTCCGGAGTGCACTCCCCTCGAATTTCCACCAAGTCCTCCAGGTTCTACTCTATCCCAGCGTCGACCTCAATCGTAGCTATGACGAACGTCTGGATGATTGTGACCAAGAGACTCAAGCTTCAAGCTTGCCCTCATGGGCAGCGACAACGATGGAGGCATCATACCTACCTCCCTATGTCGACAAGTCTCAAGTGTTTGTCTCGCCGTTGATGGCTGAGGTTTCTCTGCTTAGAACTCTTCAACCCCCTTCGGCGATTGTCATGGTTGCAGGGAAGGATTGTTTGAAATTGGAAGCTGAGAAGTACGTTGAAAACCTCAAGATGGCTGGCGTCAGTGTGACCAAGTACGAATATCCTGCAGCGATCCATGGATTCAGTCATTACAAAGAGAATAACAAGGGCTTTCGGAAGGAGGACGTGGAACACTGCTGGGAACAGATAGTCCGCGCTCTTCAAGTGAGCTTCTGCACAGACGAGGCTTCAGCCTGA
- a CDS encoding 4-hydroxyacetophenone monooxygenase, translated as MTLDSQPSTGASETLASLDQREVSTTLPFEKLKLSSQVGNTETSTFQLRQQWHSQPRKMRIIHVGAGATGLCAAYKFERQLTNYELVCYEKNGEVGGTWLQNRYPGCACDVPAHIYTYTFEPNPFWKSYYAYSPEIQDYFVNFCEKYQLRKYIKVKHTVLSATWHEEKGQWAVEVEHNGQVFTDWCHVLVNGSGLLNKYRWPDIEGLHSFKGSLIHSAHWDQDSINYANKRVAVLGNGSSAIQIIPQVQKVASKVECFMRGTTWIAAPMPRVPVELTSEKEGEFIQDKEAVHPSIGQYFYTPQEIQKLANDPEYLLNYRKRIEYAINEGFAIFYKGSEASEMAHKYMVAEMNRRLKNDPVLTQKLIPSWPVGCRRLTPGDGYLEALTEPNVQCHFSEITSVTGAGLVTRDGASYEVDVIVCATGYDMAWTPHFPLIGRNGISIQNAWNPEPKCYLGIGAPGFPNYFVVNGPRGNLANGTVLPCFETEIDYVVHAVKKMQSDRIKALDVREKVVDQLNEYIDAWHETSVFSAPCRSWYKNNTVDGKVRVWGGSSVHFLKTLKDPRWEHYNIDYLDSNLWTFLGNGRIKAEYDHSFEGLTPYLRCIGLFCKKLTKWAALSQPRPKSADSRRDGNIQLQAFRSGLDQ; from the exons ATGACACTTGACAGTCAACCTTCCACCGGCGCGTCAGAAACCTTGGCTTCCCTCGACCAGAGAGAAGTTTCGACAACCTTGCCTTTTGAAAAGCTCAAGCTGTCAAGCCAAGTGGGAAATACCGAAACATCGACATTCCAGCTTCGACAGCAATGGCATTCCCAACCCAGGAAGATGCGCATCATCCACGTCGGGGCCGGCGCGACGGGCTTATGTGCAGCTTACAAGTTTGAGCGACAGCTTACTAACTACGAGCTGGTGTGCTACGAAAAGAACGGCGAGGTCGGAGGCACATGGCTGCAAAACCGATATCCTGGATGCGCCTGCGACGTCCCTGCTCACATCTACACTTACACTTTCGAGCCGAACCCCTTCTGGAAGTCGTACTATGCCTATTCGCCTGAGATCCAGGACTACTTTGTTAACTTTTGTGAAAAGTACCAGCTTCGCAAGTATATCAAAGTGAAGCACACGGTTCTGTCTGCCACCTGGCACGAAGAGAAGGGACAGTGGGCAGTCGAGGTTGAGCATAATGGTCAGGTTTTCACTGATTGGTGCCACGTCCTCGTGAATGGTTCTGGGCTTTTGAACAAGTACAGAT GGCCCGATATCGAAGGCCTTCATTCTTTCAAAGGTTCTCTGATACATTCCGCACACTGGGACC AAGACTCTATTAACTACGCTAACAAGCGTGTTGCTGTGCTTGGCAATGGATCCTCTGCCATTCAGATCATCCCACAGGTCCAGAAAG TCGCTTCAAAAGTCGAGTGCTTCATGAGGGGCACCACTTGGATCGCGGCCCCCATGCCACGCGTTCCTGTTGAATTGACCTCCGAAAAGGAGGGGGAGTTCATCCAAGACAAGGAGGCCgttcatccatccattggaCAGTATTTCTATACTCCTCAGGAAATTCAGAAGCTGGCCAATGATCCTGAGTATTTACTCAACTATCGCAAGAGAATCGAGTATGCCATCAATGAGGGATTTGCCATCTTTTACAAAGGCAGTGAAGCGTCTGAGATGGCGCACAAGTACATGGTGGCTGAGATGAATCGGAGGCTCAAGAACGACCCTGTCCTGACACAGAAACTCATCCCGTCCTGGCCAGTCGGCTGCAG GCGGCTTACCCCGGGAGACGGATACCTTGAGGCGCTTACCGAGCCCAACGTACAATGCCACTTTTCGGAAATCACCTCGGTTACGGGTGCAGGACTCGTCACTCGAGACGGCGCGTCCTACGAGGTAGATGTCATTGTCTGTGCAACTGGATACGACATGGCATGGACCCCTCATTTCCCTCTCATTGGCAGAAacggcatcagcatccaAAATGCCTGGAACCCTGAACCGAAGTGCTACTTGGGAATAGGAGCCCCCGGCTTTCCCAACTACTTCGTCGTAAACGGTCCCCGTGGAAACCTCGCCAATGGCACCGTTCTCCCGTGTTTCGAAACAGAAATTGACTACGTCGTCCACGCCGTCAAAAAGATGCAGAGCGACCGCATCAAAGCACTGGATGTACGGGAGAAAGTGGTTGACCAGCTCAACGAGTACATTGACGCCTGGCATGAGACGAGTGTTTTCTCTGCGCCGTGTCGCAGCTGGTACAAGAACAATACCGTCGACGGAAAGGTTCGCGTGTGGGGAGGATCA TCAGTGCATTTCCTCAAGACTTTGAAGGATCCAAGGTGGGAACACTATAATATTGATTACCTGGACAGTAATCTATGGACGTTTCTCGGGAATGGCAGGATTAAGGCGGAGTATGACCATAGCTTTGAAGGCCTGACGCCTTACTTAC GATGTATCGGACTCTTTTGCAAGAAACTTACCAAGTGGGCCGCGTTATCTCAGCCGCGGCCAAAGTCCGCGGACAGTCGCCGTGATGGGAATATCCAGCTCCAGGCGTTTAGGAGTGGACTTGATCAGTAA
- a CDS encoding hypothetical protein (Related to TIM barrel metal-dependent hydrolase [Fusarium fujikuroi IMI 58289]), whose amino-acid sequence MSTSTPPSPPLSIVKRLTNVSCGADPRMPAGAWDSHLHIMDPVRYPPVENIPYKPAVYNLWGNAIFENSIGCDHVFFVQTATHGYDLTLMLDSMRAVGNERALGLALFDPNTTSHEHIRRWNYEGVRAVRVNLVTYGDDTPIDELRDQIEKYVELIKPFDWVLQLYTKMERIIELEDFLPSLGVRVVFDHYGDPVLPKSSDPINPYDIKGFESLVRLLKIGTTWVKISGAYRLSHVDSDIWEDLDPVTLELFEQAPKRVVFGSDWPHTRFEGLDVRPWVSHLLDLTEGKQWLRERLFRDNALELWGVNKTKSA is encoded by the coding sequence ATGAGCACATCAACCCCACCTTCGCCGCCACTCTCCATAGTCAAGAGGCTGACCAACGTCTCGTGCGGTGCTGACCCTCGAATGCCCGCTGGCGCTTGGGACTCACATCTTCACATCATGGATCCAGTGCGCTACCCTCCAGTTGAAAACATTCCCTACAAACCAGCCGTTTATAATCTCTGGGGCAATGCCATCTTCGAGAACAGCATTGGCTGCGATCATGTCTTTTTTGTCCAGACGGCAACGCACGGTTATGATCTGACATTGATGTTGGATTCCATGCGTGCCGTAGGAAATGAACGAGCATTGGGACTTGCGTTGTTCGACCCAAATACCACCTCACATGAGCACATTCGTAGGTGGAACTACGAGGGTGTTCGCGCCGTGCGTGTCAATCTCGTGACTTATGGTGATGACACGCCGATCGATGAGCTGAGGGATCAGATTGAAAAGTACGTCGAGCTTATCAAGCCTTTTGACTGGGTTCTTCAGCTGTACACCAAGATGGAGCGCATCATCGAGCTCGAAGACTTTCTGCCCAGTCTAGGCGTGCGTGTCGTCTTCGACCACTATGGCGATCCTGTTCTGCCGAAATCATCTGACCCCATCAACCCTTACGACATCAAAGGGTTCGAATCTCTGGTGCGACTCTTGAAAATAGGAACGACATGGGTAAAGATCTCTGGCGCGTATCGTCTCAGTCACGTTGACTCGGACATCTGGGAGGATCTTGACCCTGTGACTCTAGAACTTTTTGAGCAAGCGCCTAAGCGAGTGGTATTCGGGTCTGACTGGCCCCATACTCGGTTCGAAGGGCTGGATGTTAGGCCTTGGGTGTCTCATCTGCTAGATCTGACTGAGGgaaagcaatggctgagAGAGAGACTCTTCAGGGATAATGCCTTGGAACTTTGGGGAGTGAACAAGACCAAGTCCGCTTGA
- a CDS encoding putative acetyl-CoA C-acyltransferase precursor (putative acetyl-CoA C-acyltransferase precursor [Fusarium fujikuroi]) produces MFPPRGIAAILAKAPSDIVILSSLRTPICRSNRGSLKNAFPEELLASVLRATVEELPNLQPSVIEDVAVGVVLSELGGSKAARMAMNHVGYPSTTSLYTVNRACSSSLEAISSIASHIRTGTISVGIGAGMESMTRNYGSRAIPIDLWPALKESPVKDALDCILPMGITSENVAERYGISRHDQDLFAVNSHLKAAKARSSGLFSAEIVPVVQSSPIGSGDVVVDTDDGIRPQASLEDLAKLKPAFKADGTSTAGNSSQVSDGAAATLLMRRSAAEESGLSSNIMGKFVSAVTVGCSPDEMGVGPAIAIPRLLGSVGLTQKDIHRWEINEAFASQAIYCLRKLELEKAYLDNRVNPNGGAIALGHPLGATGARLTSTLMHGLGRPDGGELGIVSMCVGTGMGMAGLFVRE; encoded by the coding sequence ATGTTTCCACCAAGAGGAATTGCTGCAATACTGGCCAAGGCGCCCAGTGACATTGTCATTCTGTCTTCATTACGCACTCCTATATGTCGTTCAAATCGCGGATCACTGAAGAATGCTTTCCCCGAAGAGCTCCTAGCGTCTGTGCTACGAGCCACAGTCGAGGAGCTACCTAATCTCCAACCTTCTGTCATAGAAGACGTCGCAGTCGGTGTAGTACTGTCTGAGCTTGGAGGATCCAAGGCGGCGCGCATGGCCATGAACCATGTTGGCTACCCATCGACGACTTCTCTCTATACTGTCAACCGCGCATGTTCCTCCTCCCTCGAAGCAATCTCATCTATCGCCTCTCACATCCGAACTGGAACCATCTCGGTAGGAATTGGGGCGGGCATGGAAAGCATGACGCGTAATTACGGCAGTCGAGCTATTCCTATTGATCTCTGGCCAGCTCTCAAGGAATCGCCCGTAAAGGACGCGCTTGATTGCATTCTCCCCATGGGTATCACCTCTGAGAACGTGGCAGAACGTTATGGGATCTCGCGGCACGACCAGGATCTTTTTGCAGTCAACAGCCATTTGAAGGCAGCAAAAGCGAGGTCATCAGGTCTCTTCTCGGCTGAGATTGTCCCTGTTGTGCAGAGCAGTCCTATTGGATCAGGAGATGTGGTTGTGGACACAGACGATGGAATCCGCCCGCAGGCTAGCTTGGAAGATTTGGCAAAGTTGAAGCCAGCTTTCAAAGCCGACGGCACCTCAACCGCTGGAAACTCATCTCAAGTCTCAGATGGTGCCGCTGCAACACTTCTCATGAGGCGCAGTGCCGCAGAAGAGAGTGGTTTAAGCAGCAACATCATGGGAAAATTTGTTTCTGCGGTCACGGTTGGTTGTTCGCCAGATGAGATGGGCGTCGGACCAGCAATTGCGATCCCAAGGCTGCTCGGTAGCGTTGGTTTGACACAGAAGGATATTCACAGATGGGAAATCAATGAAGCCTTCGCGAGTCAAGCAATCTATTGTCTCAGAAAACTAGAACTCGAGAAGGCATACCTGGATAACAGGGTTAATCCGAACGGAGGTGCTATTGCTCTAGGGCACCCCCTTGGTGCAACGGGTGCAAGGTTGACCAGCACTTTGATGCATGGCCTGGGGCGACCTGATGGCGGTGAGTTGGGCATAGTCAGTATGTGCGTTGGAACCGGCATGGGCATGGCTGGGTTGTTTGTACGAGAATAG
- a CDS encoding hypothetical protein (Related to 4-carboxymuconolactone decarboxylase family protein [Fusarium fujikuroi IMI 58289]) — MRVPYIPNPPPTSSPEEEAIVAAIAARRHPRPIQPLDLALLHSPHVAAGWNTFVGAIRTKTLLADDLRELAICRIAVVNRAWYEWMHHAPLAVNSGVTSESMNEILKEASLLRSERPHGFTEKQWAVCVVADEMTRNVQVADETFAWLKSFASHQEVVEVVATVACYNCVSRFLVALDVGERNNTLPTPL; from the exons ATGAGAGTTCCTTACATCCCCAACCCTCCACCAACCTCTTCCCCCGAAGAGGAGGCCATTGTCGCCGCCATTGCGGCCCGtcgtcaccctcgtcctATCCAGCCACTGGACTTGGCACTGCTGCATTCCCCTCATGTTGCCGCCGGCTGGAACACGTTTGTAGGGGCCATCCGGACAAAGACTTTGCTAGCTGATGACCTGCGTGAGCTCGCCATCTGTCGCATCGCCGTTGTCAATAGAGCTTGGTATGAGTGGATGCACCATGCCCCGCTAGCTGTCAACAGCGGTGTCACTTCAGAGTCGATGAATGAGATCCTGAAGGAGGCGAGCTTGCTTCGCAGTGAAAGGCCACATGGCTTTACTGAGAAGCAATGGGCTGTTTGTGTTGTGGCGGacgagatgacgaggaatGTGCAAGTTGCTGATGAGACCTTTGCCTGGCTCAAGTCTTTTGCCAGTCATCAAGAAGTGGTAGAAGTTGTGGCGACG GTTGCATGTTACAACTGTGTGAGCCGCTTTCTTGTGGCTTTGGATG TCGGCGAAAGAAACAATACTCTTCCAACACCGTTATAG
- a CDS encoding Nitrogen assimilation transcription factor nit-4, with protein METNGGPASEEQALGPTSANRSKKPRQSRKYRGLTCANCRAKKVRCEGSQPTCKTCEIYHVECRYDKPPPLSQVVAMARKLQEAEETIERLQEVGPSVNRQDTRVSVAERVAPAPASFTTKDLSATASLPPRHEMEPAVPDTSPTTHQGHSRGLQDPSHPTEAIDSTPQDSLAIDLSVDEHGKICYYGPTSAVHEPLGLASPSTNSLSRGDGSKRSDVRAYLVSRARESTIWEEFALGNAALQLGLSRQVIARLLHLHWTWVAPMFMWVYRPAFMRDMTTGGRYYSELLLLVLCAHASKYHDSNHAQLLFSRVRLLLGDEIQKPSSIPTIQALLQLSARELAQGAISQAWLYSGMAFRMSADLGLQHNGPDIADLKGFDPVDLEIRKRLFWSCYFWDKAISLYTGRLPAVTELPQSPIDFMDDSAESEVWSPYYEDTSPLTRLAPSQYPIMQSHAVSCFENSCKLSVIINDIIVQLYSKRSRAITESSLNDIKARLDTWRNESPAHLRYNPDYLPTICPPPHIISQNLLYFASVILAHRPFWSASAYYQVCMSAAQSMEKLLLMLESTFGFENITYLMGYCIYTGASAVLEDAKINDGATHPTMQTFLRALNRGMAKCPLLERSLHIIIKGLKRAPAQRAPPDQSLSDNAVSAIINSYIPAFPYLDPASPNDFDMDAYLNGMSMDAMASLDCYPELQIDVDEMMRHAP; from the exons ATGGAGACCAATGGTGGACCAGCATCAGAGGAACAGGCACTGGGCCCTACGTCCGCCAACCGCTCCAAGAAACCGCGTCAGTCCCGCAAATATCGAGGCTTGACCTGTGCTAATTGTCGTGCCAAGAAG GTCCGATGTGAAGGTAGTCAACCAACCTGTAAAACATGCGAAATCTACCATGTGGAATGCCGCTACGACAAACCTCCGCCACTCTCCCAGGTTGTCGCCATGGCGCGGAAGTTgcaggaggctgaggagacaATTGAAAGACTCCAAGAAGTCGGCCCATCAGTTAATCGTCAAGACACGAGAGTATCTGTTGCCGAGAGAGTAGCCCCAGCTCCAGCTTCGTTCACGACCAAAGACCTTTCTGCAACGGCATCGTTGCCCCCGCGACACGAAATGGAACCGGCTGTGCCAGATACCTCACCCACGACACACCAAGGCCATTCAAGAGGCCTACAAGATCCTTCTCACCCAACCGAAGCCATCGACAGCACCCCTCAAGACTCATTGGCCATCGATCTCAGCGTGGATGAGCACGGTAAGATCTGTTACTACGGCCCGACCTCTGCTGTGCATGAACCTCTGGGCCTGGCTTCGCCATCCACAAACTCGCTGAGCCGTGGCGACGGGTCCAAGAGGAGCGACGTAAGGGCATATTTGGTATCACGCGCTCGAGAATCTACCATCTGGGAGGAGTTTGCCCTCGGAAATGCGGCCCTTCAACTTGGTCTATCTCGTCAGGTTATTGCGAGGCTGCTTCATCTGCACTGGACCTGGGTTGCTCCTATGTTCATGTGGGTGTACAGACCAGCATTCATGC GTGACATGACAACTGGCGGCCGCTACTACTcggagcttcttctcctcgtgTTATGTGCTCATGCCTCCAAATACCACGACAGCAACCACGCGCAACTCCTATTCTCTCGTGTTCGATTGCTTCTCGGCGACGAGATACAAAAGCCCAGCTCTATCCCCACTATACAAGCCCTTCTCCAGTTGAGTGCCCGGGAACTGGCGCAAGGAGCCATCTCACAGGCGTGGCTGTATAGCGGAATGGCCTTTCGGATGTCGGCAGATCTTGGCCTGCAGCATAATGGCCCCGATATTGCCGATCTCAAGGGCTTCGATCCCGTAGATTTGGAGATTCGAAAGAGGTTGTTTTGGAGCTGTTATTTCTGGGACAA AGCCATCAGTCTCTACACGGGGAGACTCCCTGCAGTTACGGAGCTACCGCAGAGCCCCATTGACTTTA TGGATGACTCGGCAGAGTCTGAAGTTTGGTCCCCTTACTACGAAGATACTTCACCTTTGACTCGACTGGCACCCAGCCAGTACCCAATTATGCAAAGCCATGCTGTCTCATGCTTTGAAAACTCTTGTAAACTCTcagtcatcatcaacgacatCATAGTCCAGCTTTATTCGAAGCGAAGCAGGGCCATCACCGAGTCGTCCCTGAACGACATCAAGGCTCGCTTGGATACTTGGCGGAACGAGTCTCCTGCGCACCTACGATATAACCCAGACTACTTACCAACTATATGCCCACCTCCACACATCATCTCCCAGAA TCTGCTGTACTTCGCCTCTGTCATTCTGGCGCATCGGCCGTTTTGGTCCGCTTCAGCTTACTACCAAGTATGCATGAGCGCAGCCCAGAGtatggagaagctgctcttgATGCTCGAATCAACCTTTGGATTCGAGAATATCACCTACCTCATGGGCTACTGCATCTACACAGGTGCATCGGCTGTTCTCGAAGATGCCAAGATTAATGACGGCGCAACACATCCAACCATGCAGACATTTCTGAGGGCCCTCAACCGAGGCATGGCAAAATGTCCGCTCCTGGAGCGTAGTCTGCACATCATCATTAAAGGCCTCAAACGAGCCCCTGCTCAGCGAGCACCGCCCGATCAGTCCTTGTCTGATAATGCCGtctcagccatcatcaacagctaCATCCCGGCGTTCCCATATCTTGATCCTGCAAGCCCAAACGATTTTGACATGGACGCGTACCTCAACGGTATGAGCATGGATGCCATGGCGTCTCTGGACTGTTATCCTGAGTTACAAATTGATGTGGATGAAATGATGAGACACGCACCGTAA